The DNA sequence GCCAGGCACTGGGTCTCCACGTGCCGCGGCTTGTCGAGGTACTGCTCGACGAAGCACTCGCCGCGGCCGAAGGCGGCGACGGCCTCGCGGACGGCGGAGTCGTAGAGCTCCGGAACCTCTTCGAGGGTCCGGGCGACCTTCAGGCCGCGACCGCCGCCGCCGAAGGCGGCCTTGATCGCGATCGGCAGGCCGTGCTCCTTGGCGAAGTCGACGACCTCGTCCGAACCGGAGACCGGGTCGGGCGTGCCGGCCACGAGCGGCGCGCCGGCGCGCAGCGCGATGTGGCGGGCGGCGACCTTGTCGCCGAGGTCGCGGATGGCCTGCGGCGGCGGGCCGATCCAGGTCAGGCCCGCGTCGATGACGGCCTGCGCGAATTCGGCGTTCTCGGAGAGGAAGCCGTATCCGGGATGGATGGCGTCCGCACCGGAATCGGCTGCGGCCTGAAGGATCTTGGACATGTCCAAGTAACTCGCGGCCGGGGTGTCACCGCCCAACGCGAAAGCTTCGTCGGCCGCGCGGACGTGCAGAGCGTCCCGGTCCGGATCGGCGTAGACGGCTACGCTCGCGATCCCGGCATCCCGGCAGGCCCGAGCAACGCGGACTGCGATTTCGCCACGGTTGGCGATGAGCACCTTGCGCACGATGGCTCCCTCCTTGAAACAAGCTGAGTTTAGGGACAGCCCACACGGCCTTTCGACCCTTCCCCAGTGGTGACCTTGCCCACACGGACTGTTATCCGAGTCGACCTCGAGTCGAAAGAACCCTTGTGGCGCCCCATGTCAGGGGGATCCCCGACTGCACAGTAACCCTGCCGTGTGTCCGGGGTCTCTGTTCGCCGGGTCAGCGGGCCGGGGTGATTCTTTGTCGAATCCCTACGAACGGCCCATGCATTCCTTGCACGGGCGCGGCGTCGGCACCGGGGTGGGCCCGGTACGGCGCACCGACCGTAACGAAGAGGCCCCGGCCCCTTGTCCGAAGGTTTACCCGTTAGTAGCCTCCAGGCGTCGAACGGGCTTGTGCATGCGGGGTGGGGGCGTCGTGGCTGGTGTGAGTGGTGTGGGTGGAGTGGTGCTGCGGAGATCCGTGGCCGGAGTGACCGCGGTCGTACTCGTCGTGGAGGCGGCGGTACTCGGCTTCGTCCACCTCGTCCTGGGCCGGACCACCGAGAACCAGTCCATGTCCATCGCGGGCGCCGATCCGGATGTCATGTCCAAGGCAACCTATGCGCTGGGCGCCGGCATGGCCGTGTTCCTGCTGGCCTGCGCGCTGTCCCTGCTCTTCGCCGCGGCCCGCGACCAGGCCCTGGGCGCCTTCGCGCGCGTGCTCCTGATCAGCGCCGCCGTCACCCACGGACTGCTCGGCGCCCTCGTCGTCGGCCTGGTGGGCTGGGGCGCCTTCGCGGTGATGATGCTGATCCTGTGCCTGCTGGTGCTGAGCCTGACGCTCTACGCGGCCAAGGGCGTGGGCGGGGCCGGCGACGGCGGCCCCGCGGAGGGCTCCACCGGCCCCTGGGACGGCCTCGGCGGCCCGGGCGCCCCGGACGACCGGCCCGAGATCCGGGACGCGCCGCCGGGCCACCCGCTCGCGGACTTCGGGGACTTCGGCAAGCTCGGGGACGTCAAGCCCACAAGTCCGTGATGGACACGTCCAGTTCGCCCAGCAGTGAGCGCAGCAGCGGCATGGAGATCCCGATCACATTGCCGTGATCCCCGTCGATGCCCTCGATGAAGGGGGCCGACAGGCCGTCCAGGGTGAACGCCCCCGCCACGTGCAGGGGTTCCCCGCTCGCCACGTACGCCGCCACCTCCGCGTCCGTGGGCTCGCCGAAGCGGACCGTCGTCGACGCCGTGGCCGAAACCCGGCGGCCGCTCGCCGTGTCGATCACGCAGTGCCCGGTGCGCAGCACCCCGGCGCGCCCGCGCATCGACTTCCAGCGGGCCGTGGCCTCCTCGGCGTCCGCCGGCTTGCCCAGCGCCTCGCCGTCCAGCTCCAGTACCGAGTCGCAGCCGATCACCAGCGCGCCCGCGGCCTCGTCCAGGGCCGCCACGACGGCGGCCTTCGCCTCGGCCAGCGCGAGGGCCAGCTCGGCGGGGGAGTCGGCGGTGAGGGCGTCCTCGTCGAACCCGCTCACGATCACGTGCGGGGCGAGCCCGGCCTGCCGCAGCAGGTTCAGCCGGGCGGGCGAAGCGGAGGCGAGGACGAGGGCGTGGCGGGGGGCAGCAGTCATGCCTGCCATCGTAGGGGCGCCCGGTACGGGCCCCGGCGGGTTCGGGCGGCCTGTGGGCGGCTTGGGGGCGGCGTGCGGCCCTAGAAACCGCCCACGCCCAGCACGTACACCACGACGACCATCGCGATGACGACGATCACCGTCATCCGCCGGACCATCGCCGCGGCGTCGCGCATGTCCTTCGGCGGCTCGTTCTTCGGGTCTGACCAGAGCATGCTCCGATCCTGTCCCCGAGCACGCCCGTGGCGCCTGAGTACGGGTACTCAGGCGCCACGGGCAGTTCACGCCATCTTCACTCGCGTCCGGCGGCTACGCGGGCCAGTACGTACGGCCCCACGCGCCCGGTCCGGGGTGCGGCAGGGTGCGGCGGGCCACCCGGCCCGGCGCCGACCACGCGTCGGCCACCCGCTCCGCGCCCGACGGCTCCGACGCGAGGGCCGCCGCGCGCGCTCGGACCACCGCCAGTGCGGCGGCCAGCTCCTCCGGGGTCGGGTTCCCCTTGACGACCTTGATCACCACGGGACTGCCTCCTAGCGTCCTAGCGTCCTAGAGGGGGATGTTGCCGTGCTTCTTCGGGGGCAGGGACTCCCGCTTGGTGCGCAGCTGCCGCAGCCCCTTCACGATGTGCGCCCGGGTCTCCGACGGCATGGTCACCGCGTCGACGTAGCCGCGCTCGGCGGCCGTGTACGGGTTGAGCAGCGCGTCCTCGTACTCGGTGATGAGCCGCGCCCGGGTCTCCTCGGCGGTGCCGGCCTCCTCCGCTTCGGCGATCGCGCGGCGGTGCAGGATGTTGACCGCTCCCTGCGCGCCCATGACGGCGATCTGCGCCGTCGGCCAGGCGAGGTTGAGGTCGGCGCCCAGGTGCTTGGAGCCCATCACGTCGTAGGCACCGCCGAAGGCCTTGCGGGTGATGACGGTGATCAGGGGGACGGTCGCCTCGGCGTACGCGTAGATCAGCTTGGCGCCGCGCCGGATGATTCCGTTGTACTCCTGGTCGGTGCCCGGCAGGAAGCCCGGCACGTCGACGAAGGTCAGCACCGGGATGTTGAAGGCGTCGCAGGTCCGGACGAACCGGGCCGCCTTCTCGGAGGCGTCGATGTCCAGACAGCCGGCGAACTGCATCGGCTGGTTGGCGACGACCCCGACCGGGTGCCCCTCGACGCGGCCGAAGCCGGTGAGGATGTTCGGCGCGAAGAGCGACTGGGTCTCCAGGAACTCCGCGTCGTCGAGCACGTGCTCGATTACCTTGTGCATGTCGTACGGCTGGTTCGCGCTGTCCGGGATCAGGACGTCGAGCTCGCGGTCGGTCTCGGAGACCTCGGTGTCGGCTTCCTCGGGGAAGGCCGGGGGCTCGGAGAGGTTGTTCGACGGGAGGTAGGACAGCAGCGACTTCACGTACTCGATGGCGTCCTTCTCGTCACCCGCCATGTGGTGCGCGACGCCGGACGTGCTGTTGTGCGTGCGCGCCCCGCCCAGCTCCTCGAAGCCGACGTCCTCGCCGGTGACGGTCTTGATGACGTCCGGGCCGGTGATGAACATGTGCGAGGTCTGGTCGACCATGACCGTGAAGTCGGTGATGGCCGGGGAGTACACGGCGCCGCCTGCGCACGGGCCGACGACCAGGCTGATCTGCGGGATCACCCCGGAGGCGTGGACGTTGCGGCGGAAGATCTCGCCGTACATGCCGAGCGCGCTGACGCCCTCCTGGATGCGGGCGCCGCCGGAGTCGTTGATGCCGATCAGCGGGCAGCCGGTCTTCAGCGCGAAGTCCATCACCTTCATGATCTTCTGGCCGTAGACCTCGCCGAGGGCCCCGCCGAAGACGGTGAAGTCCTGCGAGAACAGGGCGACGGGGCGCCCGTCGACGGTGCCGTAGCCGGTGACGACGCCGTCGCCGTACGGGCGGGTCTTCTCCAGCCCGAAGTTCGTCGACCGGTGCCGGGCGAACTCGTCCAGCTCGACGAAGGACCCCTCGTCCAGCAGCAGGGCCACCCGCTCACGCGCCGTCAGCTTGCCCTTGGCGTGCTGCTTTTCCACCGCCCGCCCGGACCCGGCGTGTGTGGCTTCCTCGACGCGGCGCTGCAGATCCGCGATCTTCCCCGCGGTGGTGTGCATGTCGATCGGCTCTGACGGTTGTGACATCGGGGTCGCGGCTCCCTGCGTGGTGTCAACTGCCTGGTGACTTACTTGGTTCCTACTAGCTACTGGTGCGTAGCGTATCGGCGGGCATGGCGCTCGGCGGTGCGGCGTTTGACACACCTAATCTGGCTTGCATGACGCCATCAGATGCATCAGGCGGGGCTTCGAACGGAGCTCCCGCGGGCCGTTGGTCGAGTCTGGACCGGCCGCCCTTGAACGTTGCCGCGCTGCAGCGGGCCCTCGTGACCGGTGACGGGCTGTGGAGCTCGCTGGAGGTGGTGGGCTCCACCGGGTCCACCAACAGCGATCTCGCCGCGCGGGCCGCGAAGCTGCCCGAGGGGGCCGTGCTCGTCGCCGAGGAGCAGACCGCCGGACGGGGCAGGCTCGACCGGAGCTGGGTCGCGCCCGCGCGGTCCGGACTGTTCTTCTCCGTACTCCTCAAGCCCGGGCCCTCGGTGCCGCAGGAGCGGTGGGGCTGGCTGACGCTGCTGGCCGGGGTGGCCGCCGCCACCGGGCTCTCGCGCGCCGCCGGCGTGGACACCGCCCTCAAGTGGCCCAACGACCTGCTGGTCACCGTGGACGGGGAGGAGCGCAAGACCGGCGGGATCCTCGCCGAGCGCGTGGGCGACGGGGTCGTCGTCGGGATCGGCCTCAACGTGACGCTGACCGACGCCGAGCTGCCGGTGGACACCGCCGGGTCGCTGTTCCTGGCCAAGGCCACCGTCACCGACCGGGACCCGCTGCTCAGGGCCGTACTGCGCTCCCTGGAGCAGTGGTACGGAAACTGGCGCGCGGCCGGCGGCGATCCGGCGGCCAGCGGTCTGCAGGAGACGTACGCGGCGGGCTGCGCGACCCTCGGCAAGCACGTGCGGGCGGAGCTGCCCGGCGGGCGCACCCTCACCGGGACGGCCGAAGCGGTGGACGCCGATGGACGGCTCGTCGTACGGACGGCGGAGGACAAGCACGAGGCCGTGGGGGCAGGGGACGTCGTCCATCTGCGGTCCGTGCGGTAGCCCGCGGGGGGCCCGCCCCGGGTGACGGAGTAGGGGAGTGAGCTACGGCACACCTGCCGTATGGTTTAGGCGATCCCGGTCCTCGCGGTGATCACCCGGTTCGGCAGTGCGCACGGCAATGGACAGGAGGCGGCCCTTGACCGTCGACGACCCTCGGTCCAGCGCGCCCGCCCCCGGAACGGCGACGGGCGGTGCGGGCGGCTCCGGCGGCTCGGGCGCCTCCGGCGGTTCCGGAGTCCACGCCACCCCGATCGGGCGCGAGCGGCACACTCCCCACCACGAGGTCGACCACACGGCGCAGCCGACGGCCGACCCGCTCGCCATCCGCCTGGAGCAGCTGATCCTGGGCGCCGAGCGCCGGTACACCCCCTTCCAGGCGGCCCGTAGCGCCGGGGTCTCGATGGAGCTCGCCTCCCGCTTCTGGCGGGCGATGGGCTTCGCGGACATCGGCCAGGCCAGGGCCCTGACGGAGGCCGACGTACTGGCGCTGCGCCGGCTCGCCGGCCTCGTCGAGGCCGGGCTGCTGAGCGAGCCGATGGCGGTCCAGGTGGCGCGGTCCACCGGGCAGACCACGGCCCGGCTCGCGGAGTGGCAGATCGATTCCTTCCTGGAGGGCCTGACGGAGCCGCCGGAGCCGGGGATGACCCGTACGGAGGTCACGTACCCGCTGGTCGAGCTGTTGCTGCCGGAGCTGGAGGAGTTCCTCGTCTACGTGTGGCGGCGCCAGCTCGCGGCCGCGACCGGGCGGGTCGTGCAGGTGGCGGACGACGAGGAGATGGTCGACCGGCGCCTCGCGGTGGGCTTCGCCGACCTGGTGGGCTTCACGCGCCTGACGCGGCGGCTGGAGGAGGAGGAGCTCGGCGAGCTGGTCGAGTCCTTCGAGACGACCTCGGCGGACCTGGTGGCGGCGCACGGCGGCCGGCTGATCAAGACGCTGGGCGACGAGGTGCTGTACTGCGCCGACGACGCGGCGACGGCGGCGGAGATCGCGCTGCGGCTGATCGAGACGATGGAATCCGACCCGCAGATGCCGGAGCTGCGCGTGGGCATCGCCTTCGGGACGGTGACCACCCGGATGGGCGACGTCTTCGGGACCACCGTGAACCTGGCCTCGAGGCTGACCTCGATAGCGCCGAAGGACGCGGTCCTGGTGGACGGCGCGATGGCCCAGGAACTGGGCCGCACGGGCGCGGCGCCGGTCTCGGAGAAGGAAGCGGAGAACGAGGAGGGCGGCGGCTCCTACCGCTTCGCACTCCAGCCGATGTTCCAGCGCCCGGTGCGCGGCCTGGGCGTCGTGGAGCCCTGGTCGCTGACGCGCCGGACCCCTAAGATCCCCGGATAACGTTCGTTAACCGGGAGGGTCGCCGTGTCCGAATTCGTGATGGTGCGCAGGCATGAGGGCGGCGTCGCCGAGCTGGTGCTCGATCGGCCCAAGGCGATGAACGCCGTGTCGACCGAGATGGCGCGGGGCATCGGCGCCGCGTGTGCGGAGCTGGCCGCGGACGCGTCGGTACGGGTCGTCGTGCTCTCCTCGACCGCCGAGAGGGCGTTCTGCGTGGGCGCGGACCTCAAGGAGCGCAACTCCTTCTCGGACGCCGAGCTGCTGCGGCAGCGGCCGACCACGCGGGGCGCGTACGGGGGAGTGCTGGAGCTTCCGATGCCGGTGATCGCGGCGGTGCACGGGTTCGCGCTGGGCGGCGGCTTCGAGTTGGCCCTCGCCTGCGATGTCATCGTGGCCGACGAGACGGCCGTCGTCGGGCTGCCCGAGGTGTCGGTGGGGGTGATCCCGGGCGGCGGCGGCACGCAGCTGCTGCCCCGGCGGGTGGGGGCGGCGCGGGCCGCGGAGCTGATCTTCACCGCGCGGCGGGTGGAGGCGGCGGAGGCGCTGGACCTGGGGCTGGTGGACTCGGTGGTGCCGGCGGGGTCGGACCGCGAGGCCGCCCTGGCGATGGCCGCGGCGATGGCGGCGAACTCCCCGGTCGGGCTGCGGGCCGCGAAGCGGGCGCTGCGGCTCGGGCACGGCATGGACCTGACGGCCGGGCTGGAGATCGAGGACGCGGCGTGGCGGACGGTGGCCTTCTCGGGCGACCGGGCCGAGGGTGTGGCCGCGTTCAACGAGAAGCGGAAGCCGCAGTGGCCCGGGGTGTGAGGCGGAGGCGGGGCGTCGGAGTGTGTCCGTCCGGCCCCCGATCGTGACCGCGTGTGATCTTGGTGCCACCGAATGTCGCGCCAATTATCACTAAATCGGACAAAACTCCCTAACCTGGGGTGATGGGTGTTGACGGGCGGCTTCGAGCCGTTGTGGGCCTCGCGCAGGCCATGGCGGCCGCGTGCGCGCCGCGGGACAGTGTGCGGGCCGCCGCGCGCGGGGCGAGGCTGGCGATGGACGGGTCGTTCGCCGCGATCTCCGCGTGGGAGCGGGAGCGGGGGCGCCTGCGGGTGCTCGTGAACGAGGGGGAGCGCAGGGACGGGGAGGAGGAGTTCCCCGAGGACGAGTCGTACCCCGTGCACGATTTCCCCGAGATCACGGAGTTCCTGCACGAGCGCTGGGTCGGCGGGGGCGGTCCCCACGCCTGGGTGGACAGCGCGGTCGGGGACCGGCCGGGCCGCAGGGGCGAGGCGCTGCGGCGGCGCGGACGCGGTACCTGTGTCGTCGCCCCGATCGTGCTGAGCGGGCGGGCCTGGGGCGAGCTGTACGTCGCCCGGGACGAGGGCATGGCGGACTTCGACGAGGACGACGCGGAGTTCGCGACCGTGCTCGCGGCGGTGATCGCGGCCGGGCTGGCGCAGAGCGACCGGCTGGAGGAGGCCCGGCGGCTCGCCTTCACCGACCCGCTGACCGGGCTGGCCAACCGGCGGGCCGTGGACATGCGGCTCGACGAGGCACTGGAGGAGCACCGCAGGGGTGGGGCCGACGTCGTGGTGAGCCTGGTCGTCTGTGACTTGAACGGACTGAAGAAGGTCAACGACACCCTGGGCCACGCGATGGGCGACCGGCTGCTGGAACGGTTCGGCTCCGTGCTCAGCCTGTGCGGGGCGATACTGCCCGGCGCGCTGGTCGCGAGGCTGGGCGGGGACGAGTTCTGCCTGGTCAGCGTGGGGCCTTCGGCGGACGAGGTGGTACGGGTCACCGAGGAGGTGTGCCTGCGGGCCGCCGAGCTGGAGCTGGGCGAGGGGGTCGCCTGCGGGGTCGCGTCCACGGGGGACCCGATCGGGCCGGTGAAATCCTCGCGGCGGTTGTTCCGGCTGGCGGACGCGGCGCAGTACAAGGCGAAGGCGGCGCGGTCGGCGAAGCCGGTGGTGGCGGGGCGGGACACGGCGGTGGTCCGGCTCGCCGACGCGGAGCCCGGGGGGCCGGGGGAGCGGCGGCGGTTCCGGGGCCGGGCCTAGCGGTGGCCCGGCGGGCCGGCCGCGATGCCCGTCTGGGGCGCTGCCCCCCGCCTGGGGTATGTCCCGCCCGGGTGATGGGAGCCGTCCCGGCGGCGGGCGGGCTCCCGCTCGGCTGCCGACGCTCCGGCCGGCCTCGCGGCGGCTGCCCCGCCCCGGCGGGCCGCGGGCCCGACTGCGGGTGCGGGTGTTCCGCTGCGCGGGGCGAAGTCCCCTACCCGCCCTTCCCCCGTTCCCCGGGCGCTGCCCGGACCCCGGTCCTCAAGCGCCGGACGGGCTGGAGGGGGTGGCCGGGCTGCGCCCGGACCCCCTTGGGGCTCTGCCCCAGACCCCGGTCCTCAAGCGCCGGACGGCTGGAGGGGCTGAGCCCGGTCCTCAGGCGCCGGAGGGGCCCTGGACCTCGGGTGTCGGACGGTCGGAGGGGGGCAGGGGGCATTCCAGCCTCGCCGGCGTTTGAGGCGCGGGGTCCGGGGCGGAGCCCCGGGGAACGGGCGAAGGGTGGGTAGGGGAACCGGCCCCGCAGGGCGGACTTGGCCGCACCCGCCCAGCGGGGCCCGCCCCAGGCGGCAGGGGCGGCACCGCCGACCGGCCACCGCCGGACGGAGTTCGGCGCGGTGGCGCGAAGCCGGTAAGGCCCGCCGGGGCCGCACCGCGCGAGCGGCGCCTTGAAGGGGTGACATGAAGGGATTCAGTCCGTAGGCTGCTGAATATGGATATGCACACTGTCGTGGTGGGAACGTCCGGGACCACCGCCGAAGACGTGATCGCGGTCGCCCGCGGCAACGCCCGCGTCGAGCTTTCCGGCGAGGCCGTCGCCGCGCTCGGGCGGGCCCGGGAGATCGTGGAGGCGCTCGCCGCGAAGCCCGAGCCCGTCTACGGGGTGTCCACCGGGTTCGGGGCGCTCGCCTCCCGGCACATCAGCCCCGAGCTGCGCGCGCAGCTCCAGCGCAACATCGTCCGCTCGCACGCCGCCGGCATGGGCCCGCGCGTCGAGCGCGAGGTCGTGCGTGCGCTGATGTTCCTGCGGCTGAAGACCGTCGCCTCCGGGCACACCGGC is a window from the Streptomyces sp. NBC_01244 genome containing:
- a CDS encoding Maf family protein; this translates as MTAAPRHALVLASASPARLNLLRQAGLAPHVIVSGFDEDALTADSPAELALALAEAKAAVVAALDEAAGALVIGCDSVLELDGEALGKPADAEEATARWKSMRGRAGVLRTGHCVIDTASGRRVSATASTTVRFGEPTDAEVAAYVASGEPLHVAGAFTLDGLSAPFIEGIDGDHGNVIGISMPLLRSLLGELDVSITDLWA
- the mmpB gene encoding morphogenic membrane protein MmpB — translated: MLWSDPKNEPPKDMRDAAAMVRRMTVIVVIAMVVVVYVLGVGGF
- a CDS encoding acyl-CoA carboxylase subunit epsilon, which produces MVIKVVKGNPTPEELAAALAVVRARAAALASEPSGAERVADAWSAPGRVARRTLPHPGPGAWGRTYWPA
- a CDS encoding acyl-CoA carboxylase subunit beta, which produces MSQPSEPIDMHTTAGKIADLQRRVEEATHAGSGRAVEKQHAKGKLTARERVALLLDEGSFVELDEFARHRSTNFGLEKTRPYGDGVVTGYGTVDGRPVALFSQDFTVFGGALGEVYGQKIMKVMDFALKTGCPLIGINDSGGARIQEGVSALGMYGEIFRRNVHASGVIPQISLVVGPCAGGAVYSPAITDFTVMVDQTSHMFITGPDVIKTVTGEDVGFEELGGARTHNSTSGVAHHMAGDEKDAIEYVKSLLSYLPSNNLSEPPAFPEEADTEVSETDRELDVLIPDSANQPYDMHKVIEHVLDDAEFLETQSLFAPNILTGFGRVEGHPVGVVANQPMQFAGCLDIDASEKAARFVRTCDAFNIPVLTFVDVPGFLPGTDQEYNGIIRRGAKLIYAYAEATVPLITVITRKAFGGAYDVMGSKHLGADLNLAWPTAQIAVMGAQGAVNILHRRAIAEAEEAGTAEETRARLITEYEDALLNPYTAAERGYVDAVTMPSETRAHIVKGLRQLRTKRESLPPKKHGNIPL
- a CDS encoding biotin--[acetyl-CoA-carboxylase] ligase translates to MTPSDASGGASNGAPAGRWSSLDRPPLNVAALQRALVTGDGLWSSLEVVGSTGSTNSDLAARAAKLPEGAVLVAEEQTAGRGRLDRSWVAPARSGLFFSVLLKPGPSVPQERWGWLTLLAGVAAATGLSRAAGVDTALKWPNDLLVTVDGEERKTGGILAERVGDGVVVGIGLNVTLTDAELPVDTAGSLFLAKATVTDRDPLLRAVLRSLEQWYGNWRAAGGDPAASGLQETYAAGCATLGKHVRAELPGGRTLTGTAEAVDADGRLVVRTAEDKHEAVGAGDVVHLRSVR
- a CDS encoding adenylate/guanylate cyclase domain-containing protein; the protein is MDRRRPLTVDDPRSSAPAPGTATGGAGGSGGSGASGGSGVHATPIGRERHTPHHEVDHTAQPTADPLAIRLEQLILGAERRYTPFQAARSAGVSMELASRFWRAMGFADIGQARALTEADVLALRRLAGLVEAGLLSEPMAVQVARSTGQTTARLAEWQIDSFLEGLTEPPEPGMTRTEVTYPLVELLLPELEEFLVYVWRRQLAAATGRVVQVADDEEMVDRRLAVGFADLVGFTRLTRRLEEEELGELVESFETTSADLVAAHGGRLIKTLGDEVLYCADDAATAAEIALRLIETMESDPQMPELRVGIAFGTVTTRMGDVFGTTVNLASRLTSIAPKDAVLVDGAMAQELGRTGAAPVSEKEAENEEGGGSYRFALQPMFQRPVRGLGVVEPWSLTRRTPKIPG
- a CDS encoding enoyl-CoA hydratase/isomerase family protein; the encoded protein is MVRRHEGGVAELVLDRPKAMNAVSTEMARGIGAACAELAADASVRVVVLSSTAERAFCVGADLKERNSFSDAELLRQRPTTRGAYGGVLELPMPVIAAVHGFALGGGFELALACDVIVADETAVVGLPEVSVGVIPGGGGTQLLPRRVGAARAAELIFTARRVEAAEALDLGLVDSVVPAGSDREAALAMAAAMAANSPVGLRAAKRALRLGHGMDLTAGLEIEDAAWRTVAFSGDRAEGVAAFNEKRKPQWPGV
- a CDS encoding GGDEF domain-containing protein, which codes for MGVDGRLRAVVGLAQAMAAACAPRDSVRAAARGARLAMDGSFAAISAWERERGRLRVLVNEGERRDGEEEFPEDESYPVHDFPEITEFLHERWVGGGGPHAWVDSAVGDRPGRRGEALRRRGRGTCVVAPIVLSGRAWGELYVARDEGMADFDEDDAEFATVLAAVIAAGLAQSDRLEEARRLAFTDPLTGLANRRAVDMRLDEALEEHRRGGADVVVSLVVCDLNGLKKVNDTLGHAMGDRLLERFGSVLSLCGAILPGALVARLGGDEFCLVSVGPSADEVVRVTEEVCLRAAELELGEGVACGVASTGDPIGPVKSSRRLFRLADAAQYKAKAARSAKPVVAGRDTAVVRLADAEPGGPGERRRFRGRA